The following proteins are co-located in the Bacteroidia bacterium genome:
- a CDS encoding ABC transporter permease, whose protein sequence is MTTFIIKKIVYGLLVLLGVITVIFILFNVLPGDPARMMLGQRADQASIDAINKDLGRDKPIQVQFFMYLNDLSPISINDDKNPNDFIYLDPAKYSSYEKLFQVSKSKVIILKYPYLRRSYQSKRKVSEIIAATLPETAVLAFAAILFASVVGIILGIFSAIKKDSWFDHSSLVFSILGMSGPSFFIGLIFAWIFGYVLHKYTGLNTVGSLYTIDDYGNGQVLDLKNLILPALTLGIRPLAIIVQLTRSSLLDVLSQDYIRTAKAKGLSFYKIIAKHALKNALNPVITAISGWFASLMAGAVFVEYIFGWKGIGKEVVDALEKYDLPVVMGVVLVTALIFVVINIFVDIIYGILDPRVRVQ, encoded by the coding sequence GTGACCACATTTATTATAAAAAAAATAGTGTACGGATTGCTCGTACTGTTGGGAGTAATCACAGTTATTTTCATCTTATTTAATGTCTTACCTGGCGACCCAGCTCGGATGATGCTCGGACAAAGAGCCGACCAAGCTTCGATTGATGCCATTAACAAAGATTTGGGACGCGATAAACCGATTCAAGTTCAATTTTTTATGTACCTCAACGATTTATCGCCTATTTCCATCAACGACGATAAAAATCCGAATGATTTTATTTACCTCGATCCAGCAAAATATTCCTCTTACGAAAAACTATTTCAGGTATCAAAATCAAAAGTCATTATACTAAAATATCCATATTTAAGGCGCTCCTATCAAAGCAAACGAAAAGTAAGCGAAATCATTGCTGCCACACTTCCAGAAACTGCTGTATTGGCTTTTGCTGCCATTCTTTTTGCCTCCGTCGTCGGCATTATTCTCGGTATTTTTTCAGCAATAAAAAAAGATTCTTGGTTCGACCATTCCTCGCTCGTTTTTTCTATTCTCGGAATGTCTGGTCCCTCTTTTTTTATCGGACTTATTTTCGCCTGGATATTCGGATACGTACTTCATAAATATACTGGATTGAATACCGTCGGGAGTTTATATACAATTGACGATTACGGAAATGGACAAGTACTCGATTTGAAAAATTTAATTTTGCCAGCACTAACTTTAGGAATTCGTCCTTTGGCAATTATAGTACAGCTTACGCGAAGTTCTTTACTCGATGTTTTATCGCAAGATTACATCCGAACTGCTAAAGCAAAAGGCTTAAGTTTTTATAAAATCATTGCAAAACATGCTTTAAAAAACGCACTAAATCCTGTTATTACAGCTATTTCTGGCTGGTTTGCCAGTTTAATGGCAGGTGCTGTTTTTGTAGAATATATTTTCGGCTGGAAAGGTATCGGAAAAGAAGTGGTGGATGCACTCGAAAAATACGATTTGCCCGTAGTAATGGGCGTAGTGCTGGTTACAGCACTGATATTTGTCGTAATAAATATTTTTGTAGATATTATTTACGGCATTTTAGATCCGCGTGTGAGAGTTCAATAA
- the dnaA gene encoding chromosomal replication initiator protein DnaA → MEKTHVKIWENCLEIVKDNVSSQNFKTWFDPIKPIKLNGSVLTIQVPSQFFYEWLEEHYVTLLKKTVRKELGSEGRLEYSIIMENSQTNAKPYTVKIPTSGKKDLKNHSVAMPIDLNQKTIRNPFIIPGLKSLTVESQLNSNYSFENLIEGDCNRLARSAGFAVANKPGGTAFNPLLIYGGAGLGKTHLAHAIGIQIKNNFPSKTVLYVASEKFAHQFIDSVKNNNQNDFIHFYQMIDVLIIDDVQFLAGKEKTQDVFFHIFNHLHQTGKQLVLTSDKAPVEMQGMEQRLLSRFKWGLSADLQVPGVETRIAILEKKVYADGLELPKDVIEYLAYSITNNVRELEGALISLLAQSSLNKKAITMELAKSMIDKFVKNTAREVSIDYIQKVVCDYFDLPLELLKSKTRKREVVQARQIAMYFAKSMTKSSLANIGLHCGGKDHATVLHACRTVNNLMDTDKRFKAYIDELNKKISIQ, encoded by the coding sequence ATGGAGAAGACACACGTAAAAATTTGGGAAAATTGTCTGGAAATAGTAAAAGACAATGTTAGCTCACAAAATTTCAAAACATGGTTTGACCCAATTAAACCAATTAAATTAAACGGAAGTGTTTTAACAATACAAGTTCCAAGTCAATTTTTTTACGAATGGTTAGAAGAACATTATGTTACTTTATTAAAGAAAACAGTACGTAAAGAATTAGGCAGCGAAGGTCGCTTGGAGTATAGCATCATCATGGAAAATTCGCAAACAAATGCGAAACCTTACACCGTTAAAATTCCTACCTCTGGAAAAAAAGATTTGAAAAATCACTCGGTGGCAATGCCCATTGATTTGAATCAAAAAACAATTCGCAATCCATTTATTATTCCCGGATTAAAAAGTTTGACGGTTGAATCACAATTGAATTCCAATTATTCTTTCGAAAATCTTATTGAAGGAGATTGTAATCGTTTGGCTCGTTCTGCCGGATTTGCAGTAGCCAACAAACCGGGCGGAACCGCATTCAATCCTTTGTTGATTTATGGCGGCGCTGGTTTAGGAAAAACACACTTGGCGCATGCAATCGGAATTCAAATTAAAAATAATTTTCCAAGTAAAACAGTATTGTATGTGGCTTCCGAAAAATTTGCACATCAATTTATTGATTCCGTAAAAAATAATAATCAAAATGATTTTATACATTTTTATCAAATGATTGATGTGCTAATTATTGATGATGTTCAATTTTTAGCAGGGAAAGAAAAAACACAAGATGTATTTTTCCATATTTTTAATCATTTACACCAAACTGGCAAACAATTGGTATTAACTTCCGATAAGGCTCCCGTAGAAATGCAAGGAATGGAACAACGCTTGTTGTCTCGCTTCAAATGGGGACTATCCGCGGATTTACAAGTTCCAGGAGTAGAAACCAGAATTGCAATTTTAGAGAAAAAAGTATATGCTGATGGATTGGAACTTCCGAAAGATGTCATCGAATACCTTGCATACTCCATCACCAACAACGTTCGTGAATTAGAAGGAGCTTTGATTTCTTTGCTCGCACAATCATCGCTTAATAAAAAAGCAATCACGATGGAGCTTGCCAAATCAATGATTGACAAGTTTGTAAAAAACACAGCCAGAGAAGTTTCCATTGATTATATTCAAAAAGTAGTATGCGATTATTTTGATTTGCCACTCGAATTATTGAAATCAAAAACACGTAAAAGAGAAGTGGTTCAAGCGCGTCAAATAGCAATGTATTTTGCAAAAAGTATGACAAAATCTTCTTTAGCAAACATTGGTTTGCATTGCGGAGGAAAAGACCACGCAACGGTTTTACACGCTTGTCGTACCGTTAATAATTTAATGGATACCGACAAACGCTTTAAAGCATACATCGATGAATTGAATAAAAAAATCAGCATTCAGTAA
- the plsY gene encoding glycerol-3-phosphate 1-O-acyltransferase PlsY yields MILFYQILILFAAYLLGSVPSSVWIGRIFYGIDVREYGSGNAGATNTFRVLGKKAGIPVLFLDILKGYLSVQMAYILPVKQSAEGFVNFQIVLGIAALIGHIFPIYVGFRGGKGIATLLGILIAIAPDAALMSIAVFGTVFFLFRYVSLASIVAALAFPFIVIVILKIKFPTLIIFSLLIAIMVVITHQKNIHRLLRKEESKIKFQKKKKASDN; encoded by the coding sequence ATGATTTTATTTTATCAGATTCTTATTTTGTTTGCAGCTTATTTGCTGGGATCTGTCCCTTCTTCCGTTTGGATAGGACGTATTTTTTACGGCATAGACGTACGCGAATATGGAAGCGGAAATGCAGGTGCCACCAATACCTTTCGTGTACTTGGTAAAAAAGCCGGTATTCCTGTTTTGTTTTTAGATATTCTGAAAGGATATCTCTCCGTACAAATGGCGTACATCTTACCGGTGAAACAAAGTGCGGAAGGCTTTGTAAATTTTCAAATTGTATTGGGAATTGCGGCACTCATCGGACATATATTTCCGATTTATGTTGGTTTTAGAGGCGGTAAAGGCATTGCCACCTTACTCGGTATTTTAATTGCCATCGCGCCAGACGCAGCCTTAATGTCGATTGCGGTTTTTGGAACCGTTTTTTTTCTTTTTCGCTACGTATCGCTTGCGTCTATTGTTGCCGCACTTGCTTTTCCTTTTATCGTGATTGTTATTTTAAAAATAAAATTTCCAACCTTAATTATCTTTTCTCTTTTGATTGCTATTATGGTGGTGATAACACATCAAAAAAACATTCATCGTTTACTCCGAAAAGAAGAATCAAAAATTAAATTTCAGAAGAAGAAAAAAGCATCTGATAATTAG
- the folP gene encoding dihydropteroate synthase, whose translation MSAQDTVFSEKKMLDFGVCVLDLSSPVVMGILNVTPDSFYDGGNYFSEKKFFEQVEKIFLEGADMIDVGAVSTRPKAVFVSEEEELKRLLPVIEYVRKNHPKKIISVDTFRAEVAKKAVTEGANMINDISGGKMDPKMFETVAKLNVPYVLMHIQGIPETMQENPQYENVLEEVKKYFLERLFLLKKLGLEKIILDPGFGFGKNNSHNFQLLKYLNEFKSFGFPLMVGVSRKSMIQNVLNISAAESLNATTSLNTIALLNGATILRVHDVKEAKQAVELLAFYQKASD comes from the coding sequence ATGAGTGCACAAGATACAGTTTTTTCAGAAAAAAAAATGCTCGATTTCGGCGTGTGCGTTCTTGATTTATCAAGTCCCGTCGTGATGGGTATTTTAAACGTTACGCCCGATTCGTTTTACGATGGAGGAAATTATTTTTCTGAAAAAAAATTTTTCGAACAGGTCGAAAAAATATTTCTGGAAGGTGCTGATATGATTGATGTCGGAGCCGTTTCCACACGACCAAAAGCTGTATTTGTATCGGAAGAAGAAGAATTAAAACGCTTGCTTCCAGTAATTGAATACGTACGAAAAAACCATCCGAAAAAAATAATTTCTGTAGATACTTTTCGTGCCGAAGTGGCAAAAAAAGCCGTTACTGAAGGTGCCAATATGATTAATGATATTTCTGGCGGAAAGATGGATCCAAAAATGTTTGAAACAGTAGCAAAATTAAATGTTCCGTACGTGTTGATGCACATTCAAGGTATACCCGAAACGATGCAAGAAAATCCGCAATATGAAAACGTTTTGGAGGAAGTGAAAAAATATTTTTTGGAGCGACTTTTTTTGCTTAAAAAATTAGGTCTTGAAAAAATAATTTTGGATCCAGGTTTTGGTTTCGGGAAAAATAATTCGCATAATTTCCAATTGCTAAAATATTTGAATGAATTTAAATCGTTCGGATTTCCTTTAATGGTTGGAGTTTCTCGTAAATCAATGATTCAAAACGTGTTGAATATTTCTGCTGCCGAATCCTTGAATGCAACCACATCTTTAAACACTATTGCTTTATTAAACGGCGCAACTATTTTGCGTGTACATGATGTAAAAGAAGCAAAACAGGCGGTTGAATTGCTTGCTTTTTATCAAAAAGCAAGCGATTAA
- a CDS encoding BT_3928 family protein, which translates to MRILVNICRIFVGILFIFSGFIKANDALGFAYKLEEYFAAFHIEWLVPTALFLAILICIFEMLLGFMLLLGARIKTTMWLLVLMIVFFTFLTFYTAYYHKVTECGCFGDAIPMTAWQSFAKNILLLTMIGILFFQKKNIHPLLVKTGENVAVIIFALCSLGFPLYTYNYLPVIDFRPYKVGTNILEQTKGTPDVLKYYYTLKNKKSGETKEFDAWPKNWDTEWDYVSNRTEVVTKGKQAAILDFSISDAIGDDLTDTIMNNPNYNFLLIEYDLDKANINVQNKINDFAALCDENKIKFAALTASDNEKIKNFRHQVQAAYPFYATDGTVLKTMIRSNPGLILLKKGVVIAMWHFHSIPSFSEIKTTYLKAQ; encoded by the coding sequence ATGAGAATTCTTGTTAACATTTGTCGGATTTTTGTGGGGATATTGTTCATTTTTTCGGGCTTTATCAAAGCAAACGATGCTTTAGGATTTGCCTATAAATTAGAAGAATATTTTGCCGCTTTCCACATTGAATGGCTCGTTCCTACAGCACTTTTTTTAGCCATCCTCATTTGTATTTTCGAAATGTTATTGGGATTTATGCTGTTGCTCGGCGCGCGTATTAAAACAACTATGTGGCTATTGGTTTTAATGATTGTCTTTTTTACCTTCCTTACTTTTTACACCGCGTACTATCACAAAGTAACCGAATGTGGCTGCTTTGGCGATGCCATTCCGATGACTGCTTGGCAATCCTTCGCAAAAAACATTTTATTATTAACGATGATTGGTATTCTGTTTTTTCAGAAAAAAAACATCCACCCTTTGCTCGTTAAAACTGGCGAAAACGTTGCCGTTATTATTTTCGCATTGTGTTCCTTAGGATTTCCATTATATACGTATAATTATCTTCCAGTAATTGATTTTCGTCCGTATAAAGTAGGAACCAATATTTTAGAGCAAACCAAAGGTACACCCGACGTTTTGAAATATTATTACACCTTAAAAAATAAAAAATCAGGCGAAACAAAAGAGTTTGATGCTTGGCCAAAAAACTGGGATACTGAATGGGATTATGTGAGCAATCGCACGGAAGTGGTAACAAAAGGAAAGCAAGCAGCCATACTCGATTTTAGTATCTCGGATGCGATCGGAGATGATTTGACAGATACTATTATGAACAATCCGAATTATAATTTTTTATTGATTGAATACGATTTGGATAAAGCCAATATAAACGTTCAAAATAAAATAAATGATTTTGCCGCTTTGTGCGATGAAAATAAAATAAAATTTGCAGCACTCACGGCATCCGACAATGAAAAGATAAAAAATTTCAGACATCAAGTACAAGCAGCGTATCCTTTTTATGCCACCGACGGAACGGTATTAAAAACGATGATTCGCTCCAATCCTGGATTAATATTATTAAAAAAAGGAGTCGTGATTGCCATGTGGCATTTCCATTCCATACCATCATTTAGTGAAATTAAAACAACTTATTTGAAAGCACAGTGA
- a CDS encoding DUF1599 domain-containing protein: protein MNTTSIQFDAAIKQCKDIFIKKMKDYGSAWRILRPSSLTDQIFIKAQRIRSIEDKGTQKVGDDIKSEYIGIVNYCVIALIQLDLLNDERMELSAEEISPLYDKYAFAAKNLMENKNHDYGEAWRDMRTSSLTDLILMKLLRVKQIEDNKGATLISEGIDANYYDMINYAIFALIKISA from the coding sequence ATGAATACTACTTCCATTCAATTTGATGCAGCCATCAAACAATGCAAAGATATTTTTATTAAGAAGATGAAAGACTATGGAAGCGCGTGGCGGATTTTACGCCCGAGTTCTCTCACCGATCAAATTTTTATCAAAGCACAACGCATCCGAAGCATCGAAGATAAAGGTACGCAAAAGGTGGGAGATGACATTAAATCGGAATACATTGGAATTGTGAATTATTGCGTAATTGCCTTGATACAATTAGATTTGCTAAATGATGAACGCATGGAATTAAGCGCGGAAGAAATTTCACCTTTGTACGATAAATATGCGTTTGCCGCGAAAAATTTAATGGAAAATAAAAATCACGATTACGGAGAAGCATGGCGCGACATGCGAACCAGCTCTTTAACGGATTTAATTTTGATGAAACTTTTGCGCGTAAAACAAATAGAAGATAACAAAGGCGCAACGCTTATATCAGAAGGAATTGACGCCAATTACTACGATATGATTAATTATGCTATTTTTGCACTGATAAAAATAAGCGCTTAA
- the tpiA gene encoding triose-phosphate isomerase — translation MGRKKIVCGNWKMNLLPDEVNFLLQKIIFLLKEKPAPNIEKIIAPPFIYLNGISKKLDELILSAQNCSSEKNGAFTGEISAKMLYSVGVQNIIIGHSERRNYFFETHEILTKKVNRCLENNLQPIFCVGEKLEERNSNLQFEIVEKQLRESLFHLDKNHFSKLIIAYEPVWAIGTGVTATSEQAQEMHQHIRKIISEKYGKEIAEQISILYGGSCNAANAKELFSCADIDGGLIGGASLKAEDFVQIIHSF, via the coding sequence ATGGGACGAAAAAAAATAGTGTGCGGAAATTGGAAAATGAATTTGCTTCCCGACGAAGTAAATTTTTTACTTCAAAAAATTATTTTTTTACTCAAGGAAAAACCAGCGCCAAATATTGAAAAAATAATCGCTCCTCCTTTTATTTACCTGAATGGGATCTCAAAAAAATTAGACGAATTAATTCTATCTGCACAAAATTGTTCTTCCGAAAAAAATGGCGCTTTTACTGGAGAAATTTCAGCAAAAATGCTTTATTCCGTGGGTGTACAAAATATAATCATCGGACATTCTGAACGTAGAAATTATTTTTTTGAAACACATGAAATTCTTACAAAAAAAGTAAATCGTTGCCTCGAAAATAATCTACAACCTATTTTTTGTGTTGGCGAAAAATTAGAAGAAAGAAATTCTAATCTACAATTTGAAATTGTAGAAAAACAATTAAGAGAAAGTCTTTTTCATTTGGATAAAAATCATTTTTCAAAGCTCATAATTGCTTACGAACCTGTTTGGGCAATCGGAACAGGAGTTACCGCGACAAGCGAGCAAGCACAAGAAATGCATCAACACATTCGGAAAATTATTTCCGAAAAATACGGTAAGGAAATCGCGGAACAAATTTCTATTTTGTATGGCGGAAGTTGCAATGCAGCAAACGCAAAAGAATTATTTTCTTGCGCCGATATTGACGGTGGATTAATTGGTGGCGCTTCGCTGAAAGCCGAAGATTTTGTTCAGATTATTCATTCCTTTTAA
- the prmA gene encoding 50S ribosomal protein L11 methyltransferase, translated as MNYIEFDFSVKTPAPASDILIAELADIGFESFVETENGFLAYVSEKDFSEEKTADLIASKKYFFDFSFQQKNIPDKNWNEEWEHNYHPVIVSENCVIRAPFHAPKNMKYEIIIEPKMAFGTGHHDTTLLMMRALLKLSLDKKNILDMGCGSGVLSIMASKRGAATVFAVDIDEWSYKNTLENTVINNTKNVDVCKGDAQILADKKFDIILANINRNVLLDDMKIYFSALEKNGDLLMSGFLKQDAETLKTKAFETGFIFQEEVSENNWLFLHFSKK; from the coding sequence TTGAATTATATTGAATTTGATTTTTCGGTAAAAACGCCTGCTCCTGCAAGCGATATTTTAATCGCAGAGCTCGCCGATATTGGTTTTGAAAGTTTTGTAGAAACCGAAAATGGTTTCTTGGCTTACGTTTCTGAAAAAGATTTTTCGGAAGAAAAAACAGCTGATCTTATTGCTTCAAAAAAATATTTTTTCGACTTCAGTTTTCAGCAAAAAAACATTCCCGATAAAAATTGGAATGAAGAATGGGAACATAATTATCATCCTGTTATTGTGAGTGAAAATTGTGTTATTCGCGCTCCTTTTCACGCTCCCAAAAATATGAAATACGAAATTATCATCGAGCCAAAAATGGCGTTCGGAACGGGACATCACGACACCACTTTATTGATGATGCGCGCATTGCTAAAATTATCACTCGATAAAAAAAATATTTTAGACATGGGCTGTGGAAGCGGCGTATTGTCCATAATGGCTTCTAAACGCGGCGCAGCAACAGTCTTTGCAGTGGATATTGATGAATGGTCGTACAAAAACACACTTGAAAATACCGTAATCAACAATACTAAAAATGTGGATGTTTGTAAAGGAGATGCGCAAATTTTGGCAGACAAAAAATTTGATATTATTTTAGCAAATATTAATCGGAATGTATTATTGGACGATATGAAAATTTATTTTTCGGCGCTCGAAAAAAATGGCGATTTATTAATGAGCGGATTTTTAAAACAAGATGCGGAAACCTTGAAAACAAAAGCCTTCGAAACAGGCTTTATTTTTCAAGAAGAAGTATCCGAAAACAATTGGTTATTTTTGCACTTTTCAAAAAAATAA
- a CDS encoding gliding motility-associated C-terminal domain-containing protein, translating into MIEIKTRHFFSSIFCFLMLVFATNANAQLVVSAGSNQTICLGDSVTIGGSPTATGGRAPYNYLWTPSASLNQNNIANPKASPTSTTKYYLTVVDSLGNRATDSVTVSLYQVNYMGAGRDTSVCKNQPAQLGNSANSSAGGITFYWSPATGLNNAAAPNPTATVSTTTTYTLIINSTTCPPETSIVTITVKSPPAVEAGANVTINEGQNVTLTGSGASIYSWTPANNLSSPNTAITQAEPIVTTQYILYGEQNGCIGSDTVTVFVIPDSKLVFYNTFTPNGDGVNDTWFIGNIWQCPNNVLDVYNRYGKLVFHANDYQNSWRGLGTDNNNLPSATYYYILDPGNGTGKYHGSVTIIR; encoded by the coding sequence ATGATAGAAATTAAAACAAGACATTTTTTTAGTTCCATTTTTTGTTTTTTGATGCTCGTGTTTGCTACGAATGCAAATGCTCAATTGGTTGTCAGTGCAGGAAGCAATCAAACAATTTGCCTTGGCGATTCAGTTACAATTGGCGGAAGTCCAACAGCAACAGGAGGAAGGGCTCCTTATAATTATCTTTGGACACCTTCTGCTTCGCTGAATCAGAACAACATTGCGAATCCGAAAGCAAGCCCGACAAGTACTACGAAATATTATTTGACTGTTGTTGATTCCTTAGGTAATCGCGCGACAGATTCTGTAACGGTCAGTTTGTATCAAGTAAATTATATGGGAGCAGGACGAGATACTTCTGTTTGTAAAAATCAACCAGCACAATTGGGAAATTCGGCAAATTCAAGTGCTGGCGGAATTACTTTTTATTGGTCTCCTGCAACTGGACTAAATAATGCCGCGGCTCCTAATCCAACGGCTACGGTAAGCACAACAACAACATATACTTTAATTATCAATAGCACTACTTGTCCGCCAGAAACATCTATTGTAACAATAACCGTGAAATCACCACCTGCTGTGGAAGCAGGCGCTAACGTTACGATTAACGAAGGGCAAAATGTAACGCTTACCGGTTCGGGAGCTTCTATTTATTCTTGGACTCCAGCAAACAATTTATCATCTCCGAACACGGCAATAACGCAAGCAGAGCCAATTGTTACCACGCAATATATTTTATACGGAGAGCAAAATGGTTGCATTGGATCGGATACTGTTACGGTTTTTGTGATACCCGATTCGAAACTTGTTTTTTACAATACGTTTACGCCCAATGGTGATGGTGTAAATGATACGTGGTTCATCGGTAATATTTGGCAATGCCCGAACAATGTGTTGGATGTTTACAACCGTTATGGCAAACTTGTTTTTCATGCGAATGATTATCAAAATTCTTGGAGAGGTCTCGGAACAGATAATAATAATTTGCCTTCCGCAACGTATTATTATATTTTGGATCCAGGCAATGGAACTGGTAAATATCATGGGTCTGTAACAATTATTAGATAA